One window of Amaranthus tricolor cultivar Red isolate AtriRed21 chromosome 11, ASM2621246v1, whole genome shotgun sequence genomic DNA carries:
- the LOC130827126 gene encoding protein SIEVE ELEMENT OCCLUSION B-like, whose protein sequence is MASAPAVRHTGRADRRMFATSDDSTMLKQIQGTHAPDGRDVDVRPILDIIEDVFRRATPTIHGGDAAHNDYLEDKTSEACIDGDGMLETLAFVIQKISCEITCKCSGGGDAHATTMSLLNMLSNYSWDAKVAISLAALAIAYGEFGLVIQLYPTHALAKSVAVLKQLPDIIEHSDALKSRFEALNSLIEAMLDVTKRILEFRHLPHQYISPEQPPLSVAITHIPTAAYWTIRSVVACTTQIAGLIGMSYEYVTSTTEAWELSSLAHKERNIHDHLMHQLALCYQHIDEKKHIEAYHNLVRVFEISQQDNVRILRHLIYMKDDIQPLVDGSNKSQVHVEALKRKTVLILISDLDASEEELTILDHIYQKSRTRPEFQYEIVWVPIIDKSVPWTDAHQHKFEQLQSTMSWYTLQHPKIMEPAAIRYIKEVWHFAKRMILVVLDPQGKVASLNALHMFLIWGNIAFPFTAIKEDALWREETWRLELFVDNIDPDILNWITQEKHICVYGGEDIDWIRTFTSTAKQIAHALGIELELVYVGKSNAKERMRKITQTIEQENLSHYWPDLSSMWYFWTRLESMLYSKMQHGKNVETDVIMQEVMTVLSFDGSDQGWATMWFGSCDMARGKGDTILQSLQMFEEWEENARVNGFVHGLKDHLRQLHTPHHCNRLILPGVEGGIPEKVLCAECGKVMEKYFMYRCCSD, encoded by the exons ATGGCAAGTGCACCAGCAGTGAGGCACACGGGCAGGGCTGACCGTCGGATGTTTGCAACATCCGACGACAGCACTATGCTCAAGCAGATCCAAGGCACACATGCGCCTGATGGTCGCGATGTGGATGTTAGGCCTATCCTCGACATTATCGAGGATGTTTTTAGGCGCGCCACCCCTACCATTCAT GGAGGAGATGCTGCACATAATGATTACTTGGAGGATAAGACAAGTGAAGCTTGTATTGATGGAGATGGAATGCTTGAAACATTAGCCTTTGTCATTCAAAAGATCTCTTGTGAG ATAACATGCAAATGCTCGGGAGGAGGAGACGCTCATGCAACAACAATGTCACTTCTAAACATGCTTTCGAACTATTCGTGGGATGCCAAAGTAGCCATATCGCTTGCAGCGCTAGCAATAGCGTATGGAGAGTTCGGGTTGGTGATTCAGCTCTATCCAACTCATGCTCTTGCAAAGTCGGTTGCTGTCCTTAAGCAGCTTCCAGATATAATTGAGCACTCGGATGCACTGAAATCTCGATTCGAAGCACTCAACAGTTTGATTGAGGCTATGCTGGATGTGACCAAAAGGATTTTGGAGTTCAGACATCTGCCTCATCAGTATATATCTCCTGAACAGCCGCCTTTATCTGTCGCTATAACTCATATTCCGACTGCAGCTTATTGGACAATAAGGAGTGTTGTGGCCTGCACCACTCAAATTGCTGGCCTTATTGGAATGAGCTATGA GTATGTTACATCGACTACAGAAGCGTGGGAGCTGTCAAGCTTGGCTCATAAGGAGAGGAACATTCATGATCATCTCATGCATCAACTTGCTCTTTGCTATCAGCATATCG ACGAGAAGAAACACATCGAGGCATACCACAATCTTGTGCGCGTTTTCGAAATTTCGCAACAAGACAACGTAAGGATTCTAAGGCATTTGATATACATGAAGGATGACATTCAGCCTCTTGTTGATGGGTCCAACAAATCACAG GTTCATGTCGAAGCACTGAAGAGAAAGACGGTGCTAATACTCATCTCAGATCTCGATGCCTCTGAGGAAGAGCTGACGATATTAGACCATATATACCAAAAATCAAGGACAAGACCCGAGTTCCAATACGAGATAGTGTGGGTACCGATAATAGACAAGTCGGTCCCTTGGACCGATGCACACCAGCACAAATTCGAGCAGCTGCAGTCGACGATGTCATGGTACACGCTGCAGCACCCGAAGATTATGGAGCCAGCAGCAATCAGGTATATCAAAGAGGTGTGGCACTTTGCCAAAAGAATGATCCTTGTGGTGTTAGACCCTCAAGGGAAAGTGGCCAGCCTAAATGCCCTTCATATGTTCTTGATTTGGGGTAATATAGCCTTCCCTTTTACGGCTATAAAAGAGGACGCTCTTTGGAGGGAAGAGACTTGGAGGCTTGAACTCTTTGTCGATAACATTGATCCCGACATTCTCAATTGG ATTACACAAGAAAAACACATTTGTGTGTATGGAGGGGAAGACATAGATTGGATACGAACATTTACAAGCACGGCGAAACAAATAGCACATGCTTTAGGTATCGAGTTAGAGCTGGTCTATGTTGGTAAAAGCAACGCAAAGGAGCGAATGAGGAAAATCACACAAACCATAGAGCAAGAAAATCTAAGCCACTACTGGCCCGACTTAAGCTCGATGTGGTACTTTTGGACTAGGCTCGAGAGCATGCTATACTCGAAAATGCAACATGGGAAGAATGTCGAGACTGATGTCATAATGCAAGAAGTAATGACAGTGCTTAGTTTCGATGGAAGCGATCAAGGGTGGGCTACAATGTGGTTCGGGTCATGTGATATGGCTCGAGGAAAAGGTGACACGATACTTCAGAGTCTTCAAATGTTCGAAGAGTGGGAAGAGAATGCAAGGGTGAACGGGTTTGTACATGGTTTAAAGGATCATTTACGACAGCTTCATACTCCGCATCATTGTAACAGGCTCATACTTCCGGGAGTCGAAGGAGGGATTCCggaaaaggtgttgtgtgctgAGTGTGGAAAGGTTATGGAGAAGTACTTTATGTATCGCTGCTGTAGTGATTAA
- the LOC130827171 gene encoding leucine-rich repeat receptor-like serine/threonine/tyrosine-protein kinase SOBIR1 produces MEFKLTGFHFFCLLFSFIFSITHAKLYLDDSDYKAFKIIQRDLGIDDHHPSFTSTPCNSPAVSCERRVVNYTNVLKITRIVYNSKQLDGFISPEIGRLSELKELSLINNYLVDQIPEQIVNCKKLEVLKLKNNRFSGYVPSELSDLVRLRVLDLSMNKLSGDLSFLRYFPNLESLSLANNLFTEKVPAALKSFRNLQFFDISGNDYIQGPFPDLKGVEYISSSQVSRKSLISRRFIQEQNTSRSNHSSPAARHRQSSGPAQAPSPLPPKHKKHHKNKLAVWLLGFLVGGAVGGIFGVIFSLLLKTCLAIISGSKKGSGLVIFSPLIKKAEDLAFLENEEGLANLQVIGEGGCGKVYKAELPGSNGKIIAIKKVSEPPKDAAELTKEDSKMLNKKLRQIRSEIQTVGKIRHRNLLALLAHVPKADCHLLVYEYMKNGSLQDLIVKLAQGNAELDWFSRYRIALGVASGLEYLHVSSNPRIIHRDLKPANILLDADMEARIADFGLAKEMSIEKTHISTSNVAGTVGYIAPEYYQTNKFTDKCDIYSFGVVLGSLVIGKLPGDNFFQTTHEFSQVKWMRNVITSEEPQQAIDPKLIGNGYESQMLQVLKIACFCTLDDPKQRPNSTDVRAMLFQISL; encoded by the coding sequence ATGGAGTTCAAACTTACTGGATTTCACTTCTTCTGCTTGCTATTTTCATTCATCTTCTCCATTACTCATGCTAAATTATATCTCGATGATTCGGATTATAAAGCCTTCAAAATTATCCAAAGAGATTTGGGTATAGATGATCACCACCCTTCTTTTACATCCACTCCTTGCAACTCTCCTGCGGTATCCTGTGAACGGAGAGTTGTAAATTACACAAATGTTCTTAAGATTACTCGAATCGTTTATAATTCCAAGCAGCTTGATGGGTTCATATCCCCGGAAATTGGTAGACTCTCGGAGCTTAAAGAGTTGAGTTTGATCAACAATTATCTTGTTGATCAAATCCCAGAGCAAATAGTTAATTGCAAGAAACTTGAAGTTCTTAAGCTCAAGAATAACCGGTTTTCTGGTTATGTACCATCAGAATTATCCGACCTTGTTCGTCTTCGAGTGCTTGATCTTTCGATGAATAAACTTTCAGGGGACTTGAGCTTCTTGAGGTACTTTCCAAATTTAGAAAGTCTCTCACTGGCTAATAATCTTTTCACTGAAAAAGTTCCTGCTGCTTTGAAGTCATTTAGGAATTTGCAGTTTTTTGACATTTCTGGAAATGATTATATTCAAGGCCCATTTCCTGATTTAAAAGGGGTTGAATATATATCATCTTCACAAGTGTCAAGAAAAAGCCTTATTTCAAGAAGATTCATTCAAGAGCAAAATACAAGTAGGAGCAATCATAGTTCCCCTGCTGCTCGTCATAGACAAAGCTCGGGTCCTGCACAAGCTCCTTCCCCATTGCCCCCCAAACACAAGAAGCACCACAAGAATAAGCTAGCGGTATGGCTGCTCGGCTTCCTTGTGGGAGGTGCTGTAGGGGGAATATTCGGGGTGATATTCTCGTTGTTATTGAAGACATGTTTGGCTATCATATCTGGTAGTAAAAAGGGTTCGGGACTTGTCATCTTCAGTCCGCTTATTAAGAAAGCAGAGGATCTTGCTTTCCTAGAAAATGAAGAAGGGTTGGCGAACTTGCAGGTGATAGGAGAAGGTGGATGTGGTAAAGTATATAAAGCGGAGTTACCAGGCAGTAATGGGAAAATCATAGCTATAAAGAAAGTTTCAGAACCCCCAAAAGATGCGGCAGAACTCACCAAAGAAGATAGTAAAATGTTGAATAAGAAATTGCGTCAAATTCGATCTGAAATACAAACTGTAGGTAAAATCAGACACCGGAATTTGCTAGCATTGCTAGCTCATGTCCCAAAAGCAGACTGTCATTTACTCGTGTACGAGTATATGAAAAATGGTAGTTTGCAAGACTTAATAGTTAAACTTGCACAGGGAAACGCAGAGTTAGATTGGTTTTCTCGGTATAGGATAGCACTTGGAGTGGCCTCTGGACTTGAATATCTCCATGTAAGCAGTAACCCCAGAATCATTCACAGGGATCTTAAACCTGCCAACATACTTCTTGATGCTGATATGGAGGCACGGATTGCAGATTTTGGACTTGCCAAGGAAATGTCAATTGAGAAGACCCATATCTCAACCTCAAATGTTGCAGGAACAGTAGGGTATATAGCTCCGGAGTATTACCAAACTAACAAGTTCACAGATAAATGTGACATATACAGTTTCGGGGTGGTTCTTGGATCTCTGGTGATAGGAAAGCTACCTGGGGATAACTTCTTTCAAACTACACATGAGTTTAGCCAAGTAAAGTGGATGAGGAATGTCATAACATCAGAGGAGCCACAGCAAGCAATTGATCCTAAGCTGATAGGAAACGGGTATGAATCACAAATGCTTCAAGTGCTAAAAATTGCTTGCTTTTGCACTCTTGATGACCCTAAACAAAGGCCGAACAGTACGGATGTCAGGGCTATGTTGTTTCAAATCAGTCTGTAA
- the LOC130826640 gene encoding protein JINGUBANG-like, with protein MAFESSDNTTSPFSKQWSFRSTSSSSTSKNSITDHHNLFSTQEIISYFSLHQPYYTSIATLKTQNHHHITCMTVHNNILYAASGNQISTFDLITLSPIPSFNGQDLSSGGFIKSMEFYNDDKLLTAHQDSKIRVWKRHRFVTTLPTMKDKLCRSIFGNNYVQVRRHKRKLWIEHNDAVSGLRVNNGVIYTVSWDKTLKIWRGSDFKCLESITAHADAVNAVEVSRNGTVYTGSADGTIKVWERRNDTVWKHSMVSILEKHRSTVNTLALSEDGRVLLSGGCDGVIIAWERDDNDRMVEIGEVVGGHDGAVLCMIGLDGHDFFVSGGADRTVRIWGRAGGNGGSGCRGLFCCMGVLVGHDKPVRSVTVTAECGVLNDVVLVCSGSLDGEIKVWRIVVSELIKYNQHTFNYLAH; from the coding sequence ATGGCATTTGAAAGCAGTGATAACACCACCTCACCATTCTCTAAACAATGGAGCTTTAGAAGCACTTCTTCCTCTTCAACCTCCAAAAACAGCATCACAGATCATCATAATCTTTTCTCTACCCAAGAAATTATCTCGTACTTCTCACTTCACCAACCTTATTACACCTCTATAGCTACTCTTAAAACCCAAAACCATCACCATATCACCTGCATGACAGTCCACAATAACATCCTCTACGCCGCTTCTGGAAACCAAATCTCCACCTTTGATTTAATCACACTTTCTCCTATACCTTCATTCAACGGTCAAGATTTATCCTCAGGTGGGTTTATTAAGTCCATGGAATTTTATAACGATGATAAACTTTTAACTGCTCATCAAGATAGTAAAATCCGGGTTTGGAAACGACACCGTTTTGTAACAACATTACCAACTATGAAAGATAAATTATGTCGTTCTATATTTGGAAATAATTATGTTCAAGTAAGAAGACATAAAAGGAAACTTTGGATAGAGCATAACGACGCCGTTTCAGGGTTGAGGGTAAATAACGGCGTTATTTACACCGTTTCATGGGATAAAACGTTGAAGATATGGAGAGGGTCAGATTTTAAATGTTTGGAGTCAATAACGGCACATGCAGACGCCGTTAATGCAGTGGAAGTTTCTAGAAACGGAACGGTTTATACAGGTTCAGCtgatgggacaattaaggtgtgGGAGAGGAGGAATGATACAGTGTGGAAGCATTCCATGGTAAGTATCCTGGAGAAGCATAGATCAACGGTGAATACATTAGCATTGAGTGAAGATGGGAGGGTATTGTTATCGGGCGGCTGTGATGGAGTGATCATAGCATGGGAAAGAGATGATAATGATCGGATGGTGGAGATTGGTGAGGTTGTAGGAGGACATGATGGAGCTGTTTTGTGTATGATTGGATTGGATGGTCATGATTTCTTTGTGAGTGGGGGGGCTGATCGGACGGTTAGGATATGGGGGAGAGCAGGGGGGAATGGTGGGAGTGGATGTAGGGGATTATTTTGTTGTATGGGTGTGTTGGTTGGACATGATAAACCTGTGAGATCAGTGACTGTAACGGCTGAATGTGGAGTATTAAACGATGTCGTTTTGGTTTGTAGTGGGAGTTTAGATGGGGAGATTAAGGTTTGGAGAATTGTGGTATCTGAGCTTATCAAATATAATCAACATACATTCAATTATTTGGCACATTAA